In Dermacentor albipictus isolate Rhodes 1998 colony chromosome 6, USDA_Dalb.pri_finalv2, whole genome shotgun sequence, the following proteins share a genomic window:
- the LOC135896486 gene encoding ras-like GTP-binding protein rhoA isoform X4, producing MAMLTLKVVVVGSCACGKTTLIRTFLRDDVRGSVPAPTVQEVYVGHMQHDGKKVRLVIWDTGDSDLLCDPHRASCYAEADVVLVCFSVRDIFSGSEVPTRWATEVRHFNPNVPVLLVATQMDLREDPVTVQELAQIKCRPSSVAEGLQLAQKIQAAHYVECSALDLASVRKVFESVLHTCLRTTQSRQKKSRWKCCC from the exons CGATGCTCACGCTCAAGGTGGTGGTGGTCGGAAGCTGCGCCTGCGGGAAGACCACGCTGATACGGACTTTCCTGCGCGATGACGTCAGGGGCTCCGTGCCCGCGCCGACCGTCCAGGAAGTCTACGTCGGTCACATGCAGCACGACGGCAAGAAG GTCCGGCTGGTCATCTGGGACACGGGCGACTCGGACCTGCTGTGCGACCCGCACCGGGCCTCTTGCTACGCCGAAGCCGACGTGGTGCTCGTCTGCTTCTCGGTGCGCGACATATTCTCCGGCAGCGAGGTGCCGACCCGCTGGGCGACCGAAGTGCGACACTTCAACCCGAACGTGCCCGTGCTGCTGGTCGCCACGCAAATG GACCTTCGCGAGGACCCCGTGACCGTTCAGGAGCTGGCGCAGATCAAGTGCCGGCCCTCTAGCGTCGCCGAGGGTCTACAGCTGGCCCAAAAGATCCAGGCGGCGCACTACGTCGAGTGCTCGGCGTTAGACCTTGCCAGCGTGCGCAAGGTCTTCGAGAGCGTGTTACACACCTGCCTCAGG acgaCGCAAAGTCGACAGAAGAAGTCAAGGTGGAAGTGCTGCTGCTGA
- the LOC135896486 gene encoding ras-like GTP-binding protein rhoA isoform X5, giving the protein MLTLKVVVVGSCACGKTTLIRTFLRDDVRGSVPAPTVQEVYVGHMQHDGKKVRLVIWDTGDSDLLCDPHRASCYAEADVVLVCFSVRDIFSGSEVPTRWATEVRHFNPNVPVLLVATQMDLREDPVTVQELAQIKCRPSSVAEGLQLAQKIQAAHYVECSALDLASVRKVFESVLHTCLRTTQSRQKKSRWKCCC; this is encoded by the exons ATGCTCACGCTCAAGGTGGTGGTGGTCGGAAGCTGCGCCTGCGGGAAGACCACGCTGATACGGACTTTCCTGCGCGATGACGTCAGGGGCTCCGTGCCCGCGCCGACCGTCCAGGAAGTCTACGTCGGTCACATGCAGCACGACGGCAAGAAG GTCCGGCTGGTCATCTGGGACACGGGCGACTCGGACCTGCTGTGCGACCCGCACCGGGCCTCTTGCTACGCCGAAGCCGACGTGGTGCTCGTCTGCTTCTCGGTGCGCGACATATTCTCCGGCAGCGAGGTGCCGACCCGCTGGGCGACCGAAGTGCGACACTTCAACCCGAACGTGCCCGTGCTGCTGGTCGCCACGCAAATG GACCTTCGCGAGGACCCCGTGACCGTTCAGGAGCTGGCGCAGATCAAGTGCCGGCCCTCTAGCGTCGCCGAGGGTCTACAGCTGGCCCAAAAGATCCAGGCGGCGCACTACGTCGAGTGCTCGGCGTTAGACCTTGCCAGCGTGCGCAAGGTCTTCGAGAGCGTGTTACACACCTGCCTCAGG acgaCGCAAAGTCGACAGAAGAAGTCAAGGTGGAAGTGCTGCTGCTGA